A region of Pseudarthrobacter sp. NIBRBAC000502770 DNA encodes the following proteins:
- a CDS encoding peptide deformylase, producing the protein MTQTVPPTTASAGQIRELVEQVLSAGSLPPIVQAGHPALRQRAADFDGQLSDDQLGRLVEVMRQVMHEAPGVGLAAPQLGIPLRLAVLEDQYDIDPAAAALRNRSPLDFLAILNPRYTPVGPGHASFFEGCLSLNGLQAVVARPETVLLEYATPDGAAERREFSGWQARIVQHETDHLDGILYIDRAQLRSLSSNAEYAAHWAEAGITKAREGLGFDDGPAGISLG; encoded by the coding sequence ATGACCCAGACTGTTCCCCCGACCACCGCCAGCGCCGGCCAGATCCGCGAGCTTGTTGAGCAGGTCCTCTCTGCCGGATCCCTCCCGCCCATTGTCCAGGCCGGGCACCCGGCACTCCGGCAGCGTGCCGCTGACTTCGATGGCCAGCTGTCAGACGACCAGCTGGGCCGCCTGGTCGAAGTCATGCGCCAGGTCATGCATGAAGCACCCGGAGTAGGCCTTGCCGCGCCGCAGCTGGGCATCCCCCTGCGGCTGGCCGTCCTGGAGGACCAGTACGACATCGACCCGGCTGCTGCCGCCCTCAGGAACCGGAGCCCCCTGGACTTCCTTGCCATCCTCAACCCCCGCTATACACCGGTTGGCCCGGGACATGCGTCATTCTTTGAAGGATGCCTTTCCCTCAACGGGCTGCAGGCGGTGGTGGCGCGTCCCGAGACCGTCCTGCTGGAGTATGCAACGCCCGACGGCGCGGCGGAGCGGCGTGAGTTTTCCGGCTGGCAGGCGCGCATCGTGCAGCACGAGACAGACCACCTCGACGGCATCCTGTACATAGACCGTGCCCAGCTTCGTTCGTTGAGCAGCAACGCCGAGTACGCGGCCCACTGGGCGGAAGCGGGCATCACCAAGGCACGGGAAGGGCTGGGTTTCGACGACGGACCCGCCGGGATCTCCCTCGGCTGA
- a CDS encoding NfeD family protein, which translates to MFEWLGENWWALWLTAFLAFAVIEMITLDLFFIMLGGGSLAALVADFAGAEPWLQVVIFCIVSLLMVAFVRPVALSHLKKGPSEQRTNVDRLIGEPAVVMEAVTSDGGLVKIGGDIWSARSAAGVLPAGQTVVVAAIDGATAVVSVPPTAATGPDTA; encoded by the coding sequence ATGTTCGAATGGCTTGGGGAAAACTGGTGGGCGTTGTGGCTTACGGCTTTCCTGGCGTTTGCAGTGATCGAGATGATCACCCTTGACCTGTTTTTCATCATGCTGGGCGGCGGATCACTTGCCGCACTGGTCGCCGATTTCGCCGGCGCCGAGCCCTGGCTCCAGGTCGTCATCTTCTGCATCGTGTCGCTGCTCATGGTCGCCTTCGTCCGGCCCGTGGCCCTGTCCCACCTGAAGAAGGGACCCTCGGAACAGCGGACCAACGTGGACCGGCTGATCGGTGAGCCGGCCGTGGTCATGGAGGCCGTGACGTCCGACGGCGGCCTGGTGAAAATCGGTGGAGATATCTGGAGTGCGCGCTCCGCTGCGGGAGTGCTTCCCGCAGGCCAGACGGTGGTTGTAGCGGCCATCGACGGCGCAACAGCAGTGGTTTCGGTGCCGCCCACGGCGGCCACCGGGCCCGATACAGCCTGA
- a CDS encoding methyltransferase domain-containing protein produces the protein MPSADLPLLCPVCSRPLEYLPAEATHQPRLSCPEGHNFDAARQGYFNLLVGKGTPFEPDSAAMVASRFAFLGNGHYAPLAHALASAVVPLLREEGAVVLDSGTGTGHYLREILDAAATAGRPASAIGLDISKFALRRAARLNPEAVHLVWDIWRPLPVAENSVDAVTVVFAPRNPEEFARVLRPGGVLAVVTPRPGHLAGIAAVTGMLGIEEGKDERLADAMAGHFEPEKSLDVDIPLTLGRAAAADLAFMGPAGHHLDRDQIAARLESSPEPVRDDARFRISVFRPRAQGAP, from the coding sequence ATGCCTTCCGCGGACCTTCCCCTCCTGTGCCCCGTCTGCTCACGTCCACTGGAGTACCTGCCTGCGGAGGCCACGCACCAGCCACGCCTGTCGTGCCCGGAGGGGCACAACTTCGATGCCGCCCGGCAGGGCTACTTCAACCTGCTGGTGGGTAAGGGCACACCCTTTGAACCTGACAGCGCCGCGATGGTGGCGTCACGGTTCGCCTTCCTGGGGAACGGCCACTACGCGCCGCTGGCACACGCCCTGGCCTCCGCCGTCGTACCTTTACTGCGGGAGGAAGGCGCTGTGGTTCTGGACTCCGGAACCGGGACCGGCCATTACCTGCGGGAGATCCTCGACGCTGCAGCCACCGCGGGCCGCCCGGCCTCTGCAATCGGACTGGACATCTCGAAGTTCGCCCTCCGCCGGGCTGCCCGCCTCAACCCGGAGGCCGTCCACCTGGTCTGGGACATCTGGCGGCCGCTTCCGGTGGCGGAGAATTCGGTGGATGCGGTCACCGTGGTCTTCGCTCCGCGGAACCCCGAAGAGTTCGCCCGGGTCCTGCGCCCAGGGGGTGTGCTGGCAGTGGTGACGCCGCGGCCCGGACATTTGGCAGGCATCGCGGCCGTAACCGGAATGCTCGGCATTGAAGAGGGCAAGGACGAGCGCCTGGCGGACGCAATGGCCGGGCACTTCGAGCCCGAAAAATCCCTTGACGTGGACATACCTCTCACGCTGGGCCGCGCGGCCGCGGCGGACCTGGCGTTCATGGGACCGGCCGGCCACCACCTCGACCGGGACCAGATCGCGGCCCGGCTGGAAAGCTCCCCGGAACCGGTTCGGGACGACGCAAGGTTCCGGATTTCCGTGTTCCGGCCCCGCGCCCAGGGCGCCCCGTAA
- a CDS encoding polyprenol monophosphomannose synthase, giving the protein MRVLTIIPTYNELESLPKTLQRLRTAVPASDVLVVDDNSPDGTGQLADGFAAEDSQVHVLHRKGKEGLGAAYIAGFKWGLDAGYDVLVEMDADGSHQPEQLPQLLEAVEQGADLAMGSRWVPGGSVVNWPLYRQAISRVGSTYARLMLALPIRDVTGGYRAFRRTTLEKLNLDQVDSVGYGFQVDLAWRVAKLGLRIEERPITFVERELGASKMSGNIVVEAMVNVTKWGLAARWNTLAGKLKNKRA; this is encoded by the coding sequence GTGCGCGTCCTTACGATCATTCCCACTTACAACGAACTGGAATCGCTGCCCAAGACGCTCCAGCGCCTGCGGACGGCCGTTCCGGCGTCGGACGTGCTGGTGGTCGATGACAACAGCCCTGACGGCACCGGCCAGCTCGCCGACGGCTTTGCAGCAGAAGACTCCCAGGTTCACGTCCTGCACCGCAAGGGCAAGGAAGGGCTGGGCGCCGCCTACATTGCCGGTTTCAAGTGGGGCCTGGATGCCGGCTACGACGTCCTGGTGGAAATGGATGCAGACGGCTCCCACCAGCCGGAACAGCTTCCCCAACTGCTGGAGGCCGTTGAGCAGGGCGCAGACCTGGCCATGGGGTCCCGCTGGGTTCCCGGCGGCAGCGTGGTCAACTGGCCGCTGTACCGCCAGGCAATCTCCCGCGTCGGCAGCACCTACGCCCGGTTGATGCTGGCCCTGCCCATCAGGGACGTGACCGGCGGATACCGCGCCTTCCGCAGGACCACCCTGGAAAAGCTCAACCTGGACCAGGTGGACTCCGTGGGCTACGGCTTCCAAGTGGACCTGGCATGGCGCGTCGCCAAATTGGGCCTGCGCATCGAGGAACGCCCCATCACCTTCGTTGAACGCGAGCTCGGCGCATCCAAGATGAGCGGCAACATCGTGGTCGAAGCCATGGTCAACGTCACCAAATGGGGTCTGGCAGCGCGCTGGAACACCCTTGCCGGCAAGCTGAAGAACAAGCGGGCCTAG
- a CDS encoding SPFH domain-containing protein, translating to MENAGGTALAIVLVVLIVFVIIVLVRSVRIIPQARAGVVERLGKYQRTLNPGLTILIPFVDRLLPLLDLREQVVSFPPQPVITEDNLVVSIDTVVYFQVTDPRAATYEIANYIQAVEQLTTTTLRNVVGGLNLEEALTSRDQINGQLRGVLDEATGRWGIRVSRVELKAIDPPHSIQDSMEKQMRAERDRRAAILTAEGTKQSAILTAEGQRQASILAAEGEAKAAILRADGESQAIQKVFDAIHKGNPDQKLLAYQYLQTLPKLAEGSANKLWIIPSEVGEALKGIGNALGGTNGEAGTLFQDAPAERTQP from the coding sequence ATGGAAAACGCAGGCGGAACCGCACTGGCCATTGTGCTGGTGGTTCTGATCGTCTTTGTCATCATAGTTTTGGTCCGGTCCGTCCGGATTATTCCGCAGGCGCGCGCCGGCGTCGTTGAACGGCTGGGTAAGTACCAGCGAACCCTGAATCCGGGCCTGACCATCCTGATTCCCTTTGTGGACCGGCTCCTGCCGCTCCTGGACCTGCGTGAACAAGTCGTGTCCTTTCCGCCGCAGCCCGTCATCACCGAGGACAACCTGGTGGTCTCCATCGATACGGTGGTCTACTTCCAGGTAACAGACCCCCGAGCCGCGACGTATGAGATCGCCAATTACATCCAGGCGGTCGAACAGCTCACCACCACCACCCTGCGCAACGTGGTGGGCGGCCTGAACCTGGAGGAAGCCCTCACATCCCGGGACCAAATCAACGGGCAGCTCCGCGGCGTCCTGGACGAGGCCACCGGCCGCTGGGGCATCCGCGTTTCGCGGGTTGAACTGAAGGCCATTGATCCGCCGCACTCCATCCAGGACTCCATGGAGAAGCAAATGCGCGCCGAACGTGACCGCCGGGCCGCGATCCTGACCGCCGAAGGAACCAAGCAGTCGGCCATCCTCACCGCGGAGGGGCAGCGCCAGGCGTCCATCCTGGCTGCGGAGGGTGAAGCCAAGGCCGCCATTTTGCGGGCGGACGGCGAATCGCAGGCCATCCAGAAGGTCTTCGACGCCATCCACAAAGGAAACCCGGACCAGAAACTGCTGGCCTACCAGTACCTGCAGACGCTGCCCAAGCTCGCCGAAGGCTCGGCCAACAAGCTGTGGATCATCCCCAGCGAAGTCGGGGAAGCCCTGAAGGGAATTGGGAACGCCCTGGGCGGCACCAACGGGGAGGCCGGGACACTGTTCCAGGACGCTCCCGCAGAGCGCACGCAACCATAA
- a CDS encoding IS5 family transposase (programmed frameshift) produces the protein MSRTSVLTDGQWARIQPLLPSSDGRRGRPFRDDRRVVEGIIYRYRCGIAWRDVPAEFGPWQTIWKRHRRYSGDGTWDSILAALLTVADSQGEVDWSVSVDSTVNRAHQHGTNLPRATGAGSNYMNLFAEPDDHAVGRSRGGLSTKIHALVDGKGRPLVLLVAPGQGGDAPMFAHLMNQLKINRAGQGRPRTRPDRVRGDKAYSSRAIRTHLRDRGIIAVIPQPSDQIGHRKRRGSSGGRPPAFDKEDYKGRNVVERNFNVFKQWRALATRYDKLALTYRGGAVLWAISIWLTVLGDTP, from the exons GTGTCGCGTACTTCTGTTTTGACTGATGGGCAGTGGGCCCGCATCCAGCCGTTGTTGCCGTCCTCTGATGGTCGTCGGGGTCGTCCTTTTCGGGACGACCGGCGCGTGGTCGAGGGCATCATTTACCGGTATCGGTGCGGGATCGCGTGGCGGGATGTGCCTGCCGAGTTCGGTCCGTGGCAGACCATTTGGAAGCGTCACCGCCGCTATAGCGGTGACGGAACGTGGGACAGCATCCTGGCTGCACTGCTGACGGTCGCGGACTCTCAGGGTGAAGTGGATTGGTCGGTCTCGGTCGATTCGACGGTGAACCGTGCCCACCAGCACGGCACCAACCTTCCGCGCGCCACA GGGGCCGGCTCGAATTACATGAATCTGTTTGCTGAGCCGGACGATCATGCGGTTGGGCGGTCCCGGGGCGGACTGAGCACCAAGATTCACGCCTTGGTTGATGGCAAAGGCAGGCCCTTGGTTCTGCTGGTCGCCCCGGGCCAGGGCGGGGACGCGCCGATGTTCGCCCACCTCATGAACCAGCTGAAGATCAACCGGGCCGGTCAGGGCAGACCCAGAACCCGCCCGGACCGTGTCCGCGGTGACAAGGCCTACTCGTCTCGAGCGATCCGAACCCACCTCCGCGACCGCGGCATTATTGCTGTCATCCCGCAGCCTTCCGACCAGATCGGCCACCGGAAGCGACGCGGCTCCTCCGGTGGCCGGCCCCCGGCCTTCGACAAAGAGGATTACAAAGGCCGGAACGTCGTCGAACGGAACTTCAACGTCTTCAAGCAATGGCGTGCCTTGGCAACACGCTACGACAAACTCGCCCTCACCTACCGCGGAGGAGCGGTTCTTTGGGCAATCAGCATCTGGCTAACAGTTTTAGGAGACACGCCCTAG
- the tatC gene encoding twin-arginine translocase subunit TatC: MSLWEHLKELKNRLIKSAIGVVIGGIGGWILYDPLLKALAEPVNRISNETGGLAAINFGTIASPFDFKLQMSLLIGAVISSPIWIYQLWAFITPGLTSKERRYTLGYMAAAIPLFLAGIWVGWLVVPQVVHALTQFTPAGSSSVIDARTYIEFVTRMVLMLGLAFLVPVVLVGVNMAGIVSGRTILKAWRITVFLVFVLAAIAAPGADAISMFMLAGPLLALFFAAIGICIMNDKRRERREARHVEETEATADIATPSSELKKL, translated from the coding sequence ATGTCCCTGTGGGAACACCTCAAAGAGCTGAAGAACCGGCTGATCAAGTCGGCTATCGGCGTCGTTATCGGCGGCATTGGGGGCTGGATACTTTACGATCCGCTGTTGAAGGCCCTCGCCGAACCGGTAAACCGGATTTCGAATGAAACCGGGGGCCTGGCGGCCATCAACTTCGGCACCATAGCGTCGCCCTTCGACTTCAAGCTGCAGATGTCGCTCCTCATTGGGGCCGTCATCTCCAGCCCCATCTGGATCTACCAGCTCTGGGCCTTCATTACTCCGGGGCTTACCTCCAAGGAACGGCGCTACACGCTGGGCTATATGGCAGCTGCCATTCCGCTCTTCCTCGCCGGAATCTGGGTGGGCTGGCTTGTGGTTCCGCAGGTGGTTCACGCGCTGACCCAATTCACTCCGGCAGGTTCCTCCAGCGTCATAGATGCCAGGACCTACATCGAATTCGTCACCCGCATGGTGCTGATGCTGGGCCTGGCCTTCCTTGTCCCCGTGGTGCTGGTTGGCGTCAACATGGCCGGCATCGTGTCCGGCCGCACCATCCTGAAGGCCTGGCGCATCACCGTTTTCCTGGTGTTCGTCCTGGCAGCCATCGCAGCACCGGGTGCGGATGCCATCTCCATGTTCATGCTGGCCGGCCCATTGCTGGCGCTTTTCTTTGCAGCGATCGGCATTTGCATCATGAACGACAAGCGCCGGGAACGCCGCGAGGCCAGGCACGTCGAGGAGACCGAAGCCACTGCCGACATCGCCACCCCCAGCAGTGAACTTAAGAAGCTCTAG
- a CDS encoding amidohydrolase has translation MPRPDSTPADASRPAPVLYRNGSVYTAADPFATAMLVDGDTVAWVGSEQAATSIADSTMDIIDLRGALVAPGFVDSHMHLTETGIALESLQLGPVTSARALLDAVAGDRGDGPVLGHGWDESTWADPTLPTAEELDRAAGGRPVYLSRVDVHSALVSTSLARSADLQDKDGYDGGARVARAAHEAARQVTRRLPQGVLKRHQARALAEAAANGYVALAEMGAPHIGGAEDLRLAAGWNAPEAGQPRYPDVMPYWGELVSSEEQARALVAELGAGVRGLAGDLNIDGSLGSRTAALRAGYSDAGQERGTLYLGVDQAAAHLAACSLAGIQGGFHVIGDAGLDAALEALDLAAKEVGEQRVRAVGHRFEHVEMADAAAVARLAHYSVTVSAQPSFDAAWGGPGGLYEQRLGERSRSMNPFAAFYSAGVPVCFGSDSPVTPLRPWSSVRACVEHHNEDQRISARAAFLGHTRAGWRAARHANPMAGQLVPGAPASFAVWEVEELMVQVADGRVQSWSTDPRARTPLLPALDTGSDPVCLQTVKDGAELFVSPALRS, from the coding sequence ATGCCCCGCCCTGATTCGACCCCCGCCGACGCCTCCCGACCAGCCCCGGTGCTTTACCGCAATGGATCCGTGTATACGGCGGCCGATCCGTTCGCCACCGCCATGCTGGTGGATGGGGACACAGTTGCCTGGGTGGGATCGGAACAGGCGGCGACGTCCATTGCCGACAGCACCATGGACATCATCGACCTCCGCGGCGCCCTGGTTGCACCGGGCTTCGTTGACTCCCACATGCACCTGACCGAAACCGGAATCGCGCTCGAGTCGCTCCAGCTGGGGCCGGTAACGTCGGCCCGGGCACTGCTTGATGCAGTCGCCGGGGACCGCGGGGACGGACCGGTGCTGGGCCACGGCTGGGACGAGAGTACCTGGGCGGATCCCACCCTGCCCACGGCGGAAGAACTTGACCGGGCAGCCGGGGGCCGGCCGGTTTACCTTTCCCGTGTGGACGTGCACTCGGCGCTGGTGTCCACGTCCCTGGCCAGGTCTGCGGATCTTCAGGACAAGGACGGCTACGACGGCGGCGCCCGGGTGGCACGGGCGGCCCACGAGGCAGCGCGGCAGGTGACCCGACGGCTGCCCCAGGGCGTGCTGAAGCGGCACCAGGCCCGTGCCCTGGCGGAGGCTGCGGCGAACGGGTACGTCGCCCTGGCCGAAATGGGCGCACCCCACATCGGCGGGGCTGAGGACCTGAGGCTGGCTGCAGGATGGAACGCCCCTGAAGCCGGGCAGCCCCGCTATCCCGACGTGATGCCGTACTGGGGCGAGCTGGTCTCGTCCGAGGAGCAGGCACGCGCACTGGTGGCCGAACTGGGGGCGGGAGTCCGCGGCCTGGCAGGGGACCTGAACATCGACGGTTCCCTGGGCTCGCGCACCGCCGCCCTGCGCGCCGGTTACAGTGATGCGGGCCAGGAACGGGGCACCCTTTACCTGGGCGTAGACCAGGCGGCAGCCCACCTTGCCGCCTGCTCCCTTGCCGGGATCCAGGGCGGGTTCCACGTGATCGGCGACGCCGGGCTGGACGCTGCGCTCGAGGCCCTGGACCTGGCGGCCAAGGAAGTGGGCGAGCAGCGGGTGCGCGCGGTGGGCCACCGGTTTGAGCACGTGGAGATGGCTGATGCCGCGGCCGTGGCAAGGCTGGCGCACTACTCGGTGACCGTCAGCGCGCAGCCCTCCTTCGACGCAGCCTGGGGTGGCCCCGGAGGCCTGTACGAGCAGCGGCTGGGGGAGCGGAGCCGGTCGATGAACCCGTTCGCTGCCTTCTACTCCGCCGGAGTTCCCGTCTGCTTCGGCAGCGACAGCCCCGTCACGCCTCTGCGTCCCTGGTCCAGCGTGCGCGCCTGCGTGGAACACCACAACGAGGACCAGCGCATTTCCGCGCGCGCAGCGTTCCTGGGGCACACCCGTGCGGGCTGGAGGGCGGCACGGCACGCCAACCCCATGGCCGGCCAACTGGTCCCGGGCGCCCCTGCCAGCTTCGCCGTCTGGGAGGTTGAGGAGCTGATGGTCCAGGTGGCTGACGGGAGGGTGCAGTCATGGAGCACCGATCCGCGCGCCAGGACCCCCCTTCTTCCGGCGCTCGACACGGGCTCGGACCCGGTGTGCCTGCAAACCGTGAAAGACGGTGCCGAACTGTTCGTGAGCCCGGCCCTGCGTTCCTGA
- a CDS encoding RNA polymerase-binding protein RbpA, which produces MSDRSLRGMRLGAQSMETESGVEPAPRQRVEYRCADGEQVFVTFSSEAEIPPVWVSKTGKEALLVDGEKPDTSNDKAVRTHWDMLLERRSLPELEQILEDRLTILRERRGERRSA; this is translated from the coding sequence ATGAGCGATCGCAGCCTGCGGGGCATGCGCCTTGGTGCGCAGAGCATGGAGACCGAGTCCGGAGTTGAGCCGGCTCCGCGCCAGCGGGTCGAGTACCGTTGCGCGGATGGCGAGCAGGTCTTCGTCACGTTCTCCTCCGAGGCGGAAATTCCTCCGGTGTGGGTCTCCAAAACCGGTAAGGAAGCGCTCCTGGTCGACGGCGAAAAGCCTGACACCAGCAACGACAAAGCAGTCCGCACCCACTGGGACATGCTGCTCGAACGCCGCTCCCTGCCTGAACTCGAACAGATCCTCGAGGACCGCCTTACCATCCTGCGCGAACGCCGCGGAGAGCGGCGCTCGGCATAG
- a CDS encoding RNA helicase: MSSTTGPFSAGPVDPDELSPAERYRASAERRAEAATYLGQFSRTLEFELDDFQREACRSLQEGRGVLVAAPTGAGKTIVGEFAIYLALQRGLKAFYTTPIKALSNQKFSELSQKYGADNVGLLTGDTSINGDAQVVVMTTEVLRNMLYADSATLGDLGYVVMDEVHYLADRFRGAVWEEVIIHLPSEVQVASLSATVSNAEEFGAWLDTVRGDTDIIVSEHRPVPLWQHVMVGRQIMDLFAGETTFDEIAPPVDDEGQPPATSVNPAGTAKGRGFDVNPDLLSVARSESQQSFRSRPGGRGQRGRRGYERPGRGESTGVRPASRPQVIASLDRMDLLPAITFIFSRAGCEAAVAQCVGSGLWLTTEKEQRIIAQRVDEAGQDIPPDDLDVLGFWTWRDGLLRGFAAHHAGMLPTFKEVVEKLFADGLVKAVFATETLALGVNMPARSVVLEKLDKFNGEAHVDITAGEYTQLTGRAGRRGIDVEGHAVVLWQPGTDPTAVAGLASRRTYPLNSSFRPTYNMSINLLAQFGRARAREILESSFAQFQADRSVVGLARQVRSREESLAGYAKSMTCHLGDFTEYARLRRELSDAESATSRTKSRVQKSLSGDSLARLLPGDVVNVPGGRAPGPAVVLSSDHGSREPRPAVLTLDNQLRRIGTDDLEGPIAPVTRVRIPKSFNAKVPKSRRDLASSVRNALRENRPPAPGQNRNHDFGRGAALPNQERRIADLRRALKAHPCHGCSEREDHARWSERWWKLRRETDGLVRQIQGRTNTIAKTFDRVCDVLSAYGYLEDAGEGRLNISPDGQRLRRIYGEKDLLISQSLRLGAFDDLDAAEVAALASVLVYQAKREDRGLRPRMPSVSLETSVDIVVKEWSVLEDVEEENKLPLTGEPELGLVWPLYKWARGRHLQDVLSGTDLAAGDFVRWVKQVVDLLDQLAKIPGLDPRLARLCAEAINLIRRGVVAYSSVL; encoded by the coding sequence ATGTCCTCCACCACCGGACCCTTCTCCGCCGGCCCCGTCGATCCCGATGAACTTTCGCCAGCCGAGAGGTACCGTGCCAGCGCCGAGCGCCGGGCAGAGGCGGCCACCTACCTCGGACAGTTTTCCCGGACCCTTGAGTTCGAGCTTGATGACTTCCAGCGCGAAGCCTGCCGTTCTTTGCAGGAGGGCAGGGGAGTCCTGGTGGCTGCCCCTACCGGAGCCGGCAAGACCATCGTGGGGGAGTTTGCCATCTACCTCGCTCTCCAGCGGGGCCTGAAGGCCTTCTACACCACCCCCATCAAGGCGCTCAGCAACCAGAAGTTCAGTGAACTGAGCCAGAAATACGGCGCGGACAACGTGGGCCTCCTGACTGGGGACACCAGCATCAACGGGGACGCGCAGGTGGTGGTCATGACCACCGAGGTCCTCCGGAACATGCTGTACGCGGACTCAGCCACGTTGGGCGACCTGGGCTACGTGGTCATGGACGAGGTCCACTACCTTGCCGACCGGTTCCGCGGAGCAGTCTGGGAAGAAGTCATCATCCACCTGCCCAGTGAGGTCCAGGTCGCTTCGCTGAGTGCCACCGTTTCGAACGCCGAGGAATTTGGTGCATGGCTGGATACTGTCCGGGGGGACACCGACATCATCGTCTCCGAACACCGGCCGGTGCCACTGTGGCAGCACGTCATGGTGGGGCGGCAGATTATGGACCTGTTCGCGGGGGAAACCACTTTTGACGAGATCGCCCCGCCAGTGGACGATGAGGGACAGCCACCTGCTACGTCCGTGAACCCGGCCGGGACCGCCAAGGGGCGCGGCTTCGACGTCAATCCTGACCTGCTCTCCGTTGCGCGCAGCGAAAGCCAGCAAAGCTTCCGGAGCCGCCCCGGCGGCCGGGGGCAGCGTGGCCGCCGGGGGTACGAGCGGCCGGGCCGGGGAGAGTCGACCGGAGTGCGCCCTGCCAGCCGGCCCCAGGTCATTGCAAGCCTGGACCGGATGGACCTGCTGCCGGCTATCACCTTTATCTTCTCCCGCGCGGGGTGCGAAGCCGCGGTGGCGCAATGCGTAGGGTCCGGCCTGTGGCTCACCACCGAGAAGGAACAGCGGATTATCGCCCAGCGTGTGGACGAGGCCGGGCAGGACATCCCGCCGGACGATCTCGACGTCCTGGGATTCTGGACTTGGCGTGATGGCCTCCTCCGGGGCTTTGCTGCCCACCACGCCGGCATGCTGCCCACCTTCAAGGAAGTTGTCGAAAAGCTGTTCGCCGATGGCCTGGTGAAAGCCGTTTTCGCCACTGAGACCCTGGCCTTGGGCGTCAACATGCCTGCCCGCTCGGTAGTGCTGGAAAAACTGGACAAGTTCAACGGCGAAGCCCACGTGGATATAACGGCGGGCGAATACACCCAACTGACCGGAAGGGCCGGCCGGCGGGGGATCGACGTCGAAGGCCATGCCGTGGTGCTGTGGCAGCCCGGGACGGACCCGACGGCGGTGGCCGGCCTGGCGTCCCGGCGAACCTATCCGCTGAACTCGAGTTTCCGGCCCACCTACAACATGAGCATCAACCTTTTGGCACAGTTCGGGCGTGCCCGGGCCCGCGAGATACTTGAGTCCTCGTTTGCCCAGTTCCAAGCTGACCGCTCGGTGGTTGGGCTGGCCCGGCAGGTGCGCAGCCGGGAGGAGTCGCTTGCCGGCTACGCCAAATCGATGACCTGCCATTTGGGTGACTTCACTGAGTATGCCCGGCTGCGCCGGGAACTTTCCGATGCCGAGAGCGCCACCTCCCGGACCAAGTCCCGCGTCCAGAAATCGCTCAGCGGCGACTCCCTGGCCCGCCTCCTGCCCGGGGACGTGGTAAACGTTCCCGGCGGACGTGCCCCCGGGCCCGCCGTCGTCCTTAGTTCCGACCACGGAAGCCGTGAACCCCGGCCGGCCGTACTCACCCTGGACAACCAGCTGCGCCGGATTGGAACCGATGACCTGGAGGGACCTATCGCGCCGGTTACCCGGGTCCGGATTCCCAAGTCCTTTAATGCAAAGGTGCCAAAATCGCGCCGGGACCTGGCATCCTCCGTCCGCAACGCCCTGCGCGAAAACCGTCCTCCGGCTCCCGGGCAGAACCGCAACCATGACTTCGGCCGTGGCGCCGCCCTCCCCAACCAGGAGCGGCGGATCGCCGATCTGCGCCGGGCCCTCAAAGCCCATCCCTGCCACGGGTGCAGCGAACGCGAAGACCATGCCCGGTGGTCGGAACGCTGGTGGAAGCTGCGGCGCGAAACGGATGGCCTGGTCCGCCAGATCCAGGGCCGCACCAACACCATCGCCAAGACCTTCGACCGGGTCTGCGACGTCCTTTCCGCGTACGGCTACCTGGAAGACGCCGGAGAGGGCCGGCTGAACATCAGCCCTGACGGCCAGCGGCTGCGCCGGATCTACGGTGAAAAGGACCTGCTGATCTCCCAGTCCTTGCGGCTGGGCGCGTTCGATGACCTGGACGCGGCGGAAGTGGCTGCCCTGGCCAGCGTCCTGGTCTACCAGGCTAAACGCGAAGACAGGGGCCTGCGGCCGCGCATGCCCAGTGTCTCCCTGGAGACCTCGGTGGACATCGTGGTTAAGGAATGGTCCGTTCTCGAAGACGTGGAAGAGGAGAACAAGCTTCCGCTGACAGGCGAACCTGAACTCGGCCTCGTGTGGCCGCTGTACAAATGGGCCCGCGGGCGCCACCTGCAGGATGTCCTGAGCGGCACCGACCTTGCCGCCGGGGACTTTGTCCGCTGGGTCAAGCAGGTGGTGGACCTGCTGGACCAGCTCGCCAAGATCCCGGGCCTTGATCCGCGCCTGGCGCGGCTTTGCGCCGAGGCGATCAACCTCATCCGCCGCGGCGTCGTGGCTTACTCGTCCGTTCTGTAA
- the tatA gene encoding Sec-independent protein translocase subunit TatA, with protein sequence MGRLFDGPWPIVIIIVVALLLFAAPKLPAMARSLGQSMRIIKSEVKEMKNDGKADTTTEASGPVEGTIVNHPKAKPGEPTDGTDVPPSTRA encoded by the coding sequence GTGGGAAGACTCTTTGATGGCCCTTGGCCGATCGTCATTATCATCGTTGTTGCTTTGCTTCTCTTCGCCGCCCCCAAGCTTCCGGCCATGGCCCGCAGCCTGGGCCAGTCCATGCGGATTATCAAGTCCGAGGTCAAGGAAATGAAGAACGACGGCAAAGCCGACACCACCACAGAGGCTTCCGGCCCGGTGGAAGGCACCATCGTGAACCACCCCAAGGCGAAGCCCGGTGAGCCGACTGACGGCACTGACGTTCCGCCGTCCACCCGCGCCTGA